Genomic window (Spirosoma sp. KCTC 42546):
ACAGCTAAAAGGGTTGGTTGATATGGCGAAGAATCCCGATGAAGCGAAGAAGGAGTTTGCTGAATTGATCGACACATACAAAGACCATGACCTTGGCAAGCTGATGGGGTCCATGAAAACCAGCAAATTCAGCGGGGGGGATTTTTCGCAGTTTGAAGAGAGTCTACTCGGGGAGCGGAATAGCAATTGGATTCCAGTTATTGAGAAAGCTGCGAAAGAAAAACCCACCTTTTTTGCCTTCGGAGCCGGGCACCTGGGTAACGAAAAAGGAGTTGTGAATCTGCTGCGTAAAAAAGGGTACACCGTGAAGCCGTTGCAGTAACTAATACCGACGATGGGTCAAGGTGAACAGATAACCTGTATAGTTGCCCGACATGCCATTGCCACTCCAGACGGGCTGGCAGGTAACGATGGTGTTGGCTGCCTTTGCCGACGTAAATAACTGACGATCGGTTGTAACAGGGTCAATCTGGTAGCCAAGTTTAATTAATTCGGCCCGTAATGTTTCATACTGTTCTTTTGATTGCACCTGATACGTCAGAATATCCGACCGGCTATTGCGATCATACTGAATGAGCGCCAATGACTGAGATGGATCCTGAATGTACGGCGTCGGCTGGTAGGCGAACAAACAGGTCCAGCCGTTTAATCCCCCCGAACTTTTGTAACAAACAAATCCCTCCCGAAACATACAGGCGTCAAACTTATCGGCAGATGTACTCAGGCATTGAAACAGATCCGGCATGTGCACGCGCTGAGCGAACGAAGTAGAGTGCCAAAGAAAAAAGCCAAGTAACAGAGCTGAGAAGCGCATTGGTTAGGTAACGAATTATTGATAGTGAGGTAAGGTATCATTACCTCACTATCAATAATTCGGCCAGAATCTGACGGTAGTGGCATCCTGGAGCTCAGTTGACCTACTTCCTTCTGTGAACCAGTTACCGCAAAATCACCGATTCTGTATCCGTAGATACATTTTTTGCCAGCCCTGTCAGGTCAAGTTGAGTAGAGGGTGATGTATCGGCCTGAAGAACGCGCTTCATATATGCAAGGGCATCGTAGGAATGAGTTGCTTTGATAGCGGCCACACAGTCGGAGGGTACGCTGAGTGTTAAATCTCGCATAAAGGCATCATTGGCCGAAAAAAGGACGCAGGAGTCGGTACTGATACCCGTCAAGATTAGATGCTTTACCTTCAGATAGGTTAGCAACACGTCCAGCGACGTCTCGTAAAAGGCAGAGTTCTTGGGTTTAAGCACAAAATAATCGTCATGTTCAGGTTTGAGCACTTCGGCCAGATACTGTCCCCGAACGTGATCGGTTAGCACATGGTCAACAACTTCATTGAAGTTCGACCGCCATCGACCAAAATTATCGTTGGTGTAAATGACAGGTATATTGCTGGATTTGGCTCGTTGTTTTAGGGCAGCAATGGTTTCGGCCACACGGCAGGCTGGTTCTAAAAGGGTATCTCCTCCAGGAAACTCCAGATCATTGATCATGTCGATGATCAACAGAGCTACAGGTGATGAATCAGGCACATTTCCATGCAAATTTCCATTTTTAGCGTCCATACGTTACGTTAGATAGAACGGGTTATGTATATCCTTCATAACTATTTCTTCTCCCAGTTAACTCTATTTTCGCCGTCAATTGTTAGTTGGCGGGCTTGGTGGTATACTCCATAAATCGGTAAACTTCCTGCCGTACAAAGTCAAATACCTGGGCTGTCTGGTTACGCAGTTGCTTATACGCCGGGGCTGGCATAACCGGATTCGGTGTATCGGCTAATACCGGATTCGCTACGGCTCCAAGGTTGCTTACATACTGGGCAATACTGAATTCGTAGCCTTTTTCGCTGCCATTAGGGATAATTAATGACGAAAAATCCCAGCCGAGCAGGTTGTTTCGTTTAATGCGTTCTTCGCTGAGTCGCTTTAATTGACCAACGGTACCCTCATAGTCAGCACCTGGATTCCGACGACGAATCCGGTCGATCACCATCAGTTGCGTACCGTCAGGCGCGAATTTTGGTGCGTACGTACCGTCATTGATTTCCCAGATTTCTATTTTAACGACGGGAGCCGTGTTACGGTCACGCCGTTGCAGATCCGCCATTTTCTGTTGGACGCTATCGCCATAAATTCGGGCCATTGCTTCCGGCGATGCGCCTTTTATGGCCATCTCATGGGTTACAATTCGGGTTACATAGTCGTATTCGGTCTGGTTCGGGTTCGACGTGAACTGCTTGACAGTCATGTACCAGCCCTCGAGTTTACCCTCATCAACAGCGGCCTGATTTACTTTTTTCCATTCCCGTTCAACAGGTAACGCATCCTGAATGGTAAGGCCCGGATTCAGTTTGTGATAAATCAGGTACATGTAGGTTTTCTGGGGCGTTTTCGATTGGGCTGATGCGCCTGAACTACACAGAAATAAAAAGCTTAAAACGATACTAGCGTTTCGGAACGTAGACGGGGAAATCATACTAAGAGAATGGAGATTAGGTAGGCTGGTCATTTGATTTACTTGAAAAGGCATTCACGGACGTTGGTTACCTACCTGATGATGATAGAACGCGGATTTTTATGATGATTATGATTGATTTATGATTTTAAAAATGAGATGAAATTAATTGGCCAGTCACTGTTTTGAAAACCATAACCTGATCATAACCATCATGAAAAATCAGCGGGCTATTGCATTTTATAAATAAAAAATAAAAATGGATTGGGGGATTTTTCGGGCGAACTTGTCTTAGTCATACCAGACCCTTCTACTCGATGCCCGCTAACGTGATTTCTTTTCGCCCTCATACCGATCCAACACCCGTTGGGCCAACCCCGTTGCCTCGTAGTGATACCGACGCTCCTATACCTATGTCGCCGGATGGTGAACTGTTTATCCGAAATGCGTTTGCCACAGACCCACGAGTAGGGTGTGAGCTGCTCTTTCGTCAGTATTTTGCGCCCTTATGCAGCCATGCCATTCGGTTTGTTTACAACCGGCAGGCGGCAGAGGACCTGGTAGCCGATCTATTTTACACCTTTTATACCAGGGAACTGTACAAACAAATCACCGGCTCGTATCGGGCGTATCTCTATCAGGCGGTTCGAAATCGGTCCTATAACAGCCTGCGCTGGGAATTAAGTCGGCAGGAAACGTTGCCGGATGACCTTGATCGGCCTGATCTGGAAACTACCCAACCCGACCGGCTTCTGCAACAGGATGAACTCTACAGGGCCTTGGAACTGGCGGTTCAGCAGTTGCCTACCCAACGACAACGCGTGTTTTTGCTCAGCCGGTTTGAAGGTAAATCGTATAAAGAGATTGCCCTGGAAATGGGGCTGGCCCCTAAAACAGTGGAGAATCATCTGCTAAAGGCTACTTCTACGGTTCGGCAACTCCTCCGGCAACAAAAGCTGATTAGCTGGGGCCTATTGGTAGTCATGGCCTTTTCCTAAAACTCAACGATAAATCCACCATTTTATGGAACCACCTAAAGAACTGGTATTTAGCTACTTTGCTGGACGGGCTACGTCCGTTCAGCAGAAAGTTATTGGCGAATGGCTCAGTCAACCCGGTAGCCGCGAAATTTATTTTCAATGGCTCGATGAATGGGAACGAAGCTTTCCCCAATACACGCCCGATGTCACGAAGAATCTGGACCGCTTCCGTCAGCGAATCGATACACCAACGGACCTCCCCTTACAATCACAACGACTGCTGTTGACTAAGCCAGACCGGAACTGGTATAGGGGTCGTTGGCTCGTGGCCGCTACGGTTGCACTGGCTTTCCTCACCAGCGGCTGGTTTTTCCGGGACTCAGTCCTGTATTATACCGTGGCGACCGGCCCACACCAGCTTCGGTCGCTCAAATTGCCCGACGGCTCGCTGGTTTCGCTGAATAGCCGCTCAACGTTGCGGGTACCCCGTGTTGGGTATGGCTGGCTTTCCCGACGCGTTGCCTTAACGGGAGATGCCGTGTTTGATGTACAGCATTTGCCTAGTAATCAGACATTTGTTGTTCAGGCTATGGATGGACTGGATGTGGAAGTACTGGGCACCGAATTTTCCGTTCGGAGTGGAGTTGAGCGTGCAGAAGTGGTACTCAAGCGAGGTCGTGTTAACCTGCATTATGCCACCGATAATCAACCTGTTCAGGACTTGCTCATGAAGCCCGGCGATCGGGTCACGCTCGATGGACGAGGGTCTTTACAACTCCAGACCCAACCCGACACGACTCAGTTTGCCCAATGGCGGTATCGGTTGTTTAGTTTCAACAATACGCCCCTGCGGGAAGTCGCCAGCCAAATTCAGTATGTATTTGGCGTTAACGTTCAACTCACCGACCCAGCATTGGCCCGACGGACCCTGACCGGTACTATTCGCGCAGGCTCTTCCGATGAACTGGCAGATGCCCTGGCCGAACTCCTTGAACTACGAGTTAGCCATCGTGGTCAGAACCTTATTTTTTCAACTGCTTCCGAACCCCAACTCACTCAATGAGAAAACCAGTACCACTCACACTGATAACCGGTTGGTTACTCAGCGTCGGTTACGGACATACCGTAGCGCAAACCCTGGCTTTTGCCCGAACAACTCAACAAGCGCTTACTACGCAGCCGGGCAAGACCAAAAGTCTTAGTATGGCAAATCAGCCGCTCAAACAGACCCTGTTACAACTGAAAGAACATTACGGCGTCGATATTTTATTTGAAGAATCCGTAGTAGCGCGCCACCTAAGTCCGCTTGAACCGCTTGATTTGAATGCCCGCCTGGAAACGAATCTAAACGCATTACTTAAGCCCAATGGGTTGAAATTCAAGAAGCTGCGCTCGGGAGCTTATTTGATTTTAGCGCCTAAAAACAGCGATAGAGCTATTATTAGCCTGCCCGACTTACCACCCCAAACAACGGCGGGTCCCGTTCAGTTATCCGGCTTGACTAATCTGTCGGCCGCCCAGTTGACAGAGCAAGTGCCAACAGATATCCGGGTATCAGGACGCGTAACGGGCGAAACCGGAGAGGCACTGCCGGGGGTGAGCGTGGTAGTGAAAGGCTCGCCGAGGGGGACAACAACCGATGCACAAGGGCGCTATCAGCTCACTATACCAAACGACCGTATCGACGGCTCAGGCATAACACTGGTGTTTAGCTTCGTAGGCTATACCAGCCAGGAGAAAGTTATCCGTAACCAATCGACTCTTGATATTCAACTCCTGCCCGACACCAAATCGCTGAATGAGGTGGTTGTGGTAGGCTATGGACAGGTGAAAAAGAGTGACCTGACGGGTTCAGTTGCTACAGTGCCCGTGGAGGAGATTCGTAAAGTAGCCGTTACTTCACTCGATCAGGCACTACAAGGCCGGGCTGCCGGGGTACAGATTACCCAGAACTCGGGGGCTCCGGGGGGTACAACAAGCATCCGGATTCGGGGTGGCAATTCCATTCAGGGAGATAACGAACCCTTGTATGTGATTGATGGCATCCCGTTTAAAAATGATGGCGCCAACAGCGGGTCAAATTTTAACGTCCTGAGTACCCTCAATCCAAGTGATATTGAGTCTATTTCGGTCCTGAAAGATGCGTCGTCTACGGCCATCTATGGGTCAAGAGGTGCCAACGGTGTGGTAATCATTACAACCAAACGCGGGAAGGCGGGCAAATCGACCATCAATTTCGAAACCTACTACGGTGTTCAGCAGGTACGCCGGAAATACCCGGTGCTTAACGCACGGGAGTACGCTCAGTTTGTGAACGATGCCAATACAAACGAGGGCCGTCCGGCGGTATATACGCAGGCACAGGTCGATGCATTTGGCGTTGGCACCGACTGGCAGGATGAGATTTTTCGGCAGGCACCCATTGCCAACTACCAATTGTCGATGAGTGGGGGCGATGAAAAAACCCAATATTCCATTGGGGGGGGGTATTTCAAACAGAACGGCATTATTGTCAATTCCGATTTTGACCGGTACTCGTTCCGGATCAATCTGGATCGGAAGCTGACCAATAAAATTAAAATTGGGAATAGCCTGACCGTCAACCGGACCGTTACGAATCAGGCCCGTTCGGATGGGGATTTAGGGAGTGCAGGTCTGGTTACGATGGCGGCTTTACAATTTCCCTCGATCTTGCCGGTACGGAATCCGGACGGCACCTATCTGCTAACCGATCCGGCGCTCACCTTCACGGCCGACAACCCCGTTGCACTAGCCCGTGATAATAAAAACCGCACAACGGCTTATCGTATTTTTGGCAGTGTCTTCGGCGATTATCAGATCATTGATGGCTTGAACTTGCGGGTGTCGCTGGGCATAGATGCGATACTGCAAAAACAGGATTCTTACCTACCTCGCTCGGTATCAAGTGGGTTGGCGCAGGGCGGAGCCGCGTCGATCTATAATTCCCAGGCAACGACCTGGCTGAATGAGAACCTGTTGACCTATTCGCGAACCTTCAATACGGTCCATAACATAAGTGCCTTGCTGGGCTATACGCAGCAGGCCAACCGGACGGAAAGTAGCCGGGCGCAGTCTCGTAATTTCGTGAACGATAACCTGGGATCAGGTAACCTGGCGTCTGGTTCGGTACCGCTCATTCCCGAATCGGGTATTGGCACCTGGGGGCTTCAATCGTATCTGGCCCGCATTAATTACGGCTACAAGGATAAATATTTGCTGACAGCCTCGTTCCGGGCGGATGGTTCCTCTCGCTTTGGGTCCAACAAACAGAATGGCTATTTCCCATCGGCGGCCCTGGCCTGGCGGGTTTCGGAAGAAGCGTTTTTAAAGAACAACCGCGTTATCAACGACCTGAAACTTCGGGCTACGTATGGATCGACGGGTAATCAGGATGGTATTGGCAACTACCCGGCCTATTCGCTGCTGGGAACTCAGAATTACGTTTTTGGTAATACCGTGTCAACTGGGCTGGGACCAAACCAGATTGCGAACCCGGATTTATCGTGGGAAACAACAACCCAGGCCGACATGGGTGTGGATGTGGGATTCCTCAATAACCGTATCACACTGACCGCCGATGTATACCTGAAACGTACGAAAGACCTGCTCCTGAATGTGACCCTGCCGAGCACATCAGGGTATTCAAGCGCCATTAAAAACCTGGGCAAGGTGGAGAATAAAGGGGTTGAACTGAGTATTTCGTCGCGTAACATTGATGGCGCATTCAAATGGACAACGGATGTAAATTTTGCCCTCAACCGCAATAAAGTGCTGGATATTGGCGGTGCACCACAGATTTTTGCCGGCAACGTAGCCAACATCGGCCAGAACCTTAACTCCGGTATCATTCGGGTAGGGGAGCCATTGGGGTCATTCTTTGGCTACGTGACGAACGGGCTCTATCAAACGACCGATGAACTTACCGCGCTTGCTGATCCACAGGCCAAAAAGCCCGGCGATCGTAAATACCTAGACCTGAACGGCGATAAGAAAATAGACGATAACGATCGGACGATCATTGGTCGGGCGCAACCCAAATTCATTGGCGGTATCAGCAATACATTTTCGTACAAAGGAGTCGAGTTGACCGCCTTTTTTCAGGGCGTGTACGGCAATAATATTCTGAATGCGAACCGCTATGAACTGGAATACCTGAACGCCACTACAAACCAGGACCGGGATGTGTTGAACCGCTGGACGCCCACCAATACCAATACGGACATCCCACGAGCGTCTACCACCCGCCCTGCCAACCGCGTGTCAACCCGGCAGATTGAGGATGGGTCGTATCTCCGCCTGAAGAACATTCAGTTGGCCTACAATCTGCCCGCGTCGGTTCTCAAAAGCCTGAAAATCCAATCGGTTCGGGTGTATGCAACGGCGCAAAACTTCCTGACCTGGACCAGCTATTCGGGCTACGACCCGGAAGTGAACCGGTTTGGTCAGGATAGCCGGAGTCAGGGATTCGATTACGCCAGCTACCCAGCAGCTAAAACGCTTCTATTTGGCCTGAACGTGGGTTTTTAAACAAATGGACAATGTGTAATGCAAAATGTACAATGATCAATTACCGGGCTATTTGTGATTTTTACATTATACATTGTTCATTATCCATTTTACATTATTCATAATTGGACAATGAAAAAGATAGTATTCCTCCTTTGCCTGATTAGCGCCATGACCTCCTGTGAGGTGTTGAATCAAACACCAGAATCGAGTTTTACACCCGCTAATTTTTACAAGAATGCCGATGATGCCAAAGCGGCTGTAAGTGCAATCTATGATCCTCTGAACAACGCCAATATGTATGGGCAGGTGATGTGGATTTTGCAGGACCAGGCCACCGACGATGCCGAATGGGGTAACGGTCGCTCGACGGCTAATCAGCCCAAGAACGATCTCGATAAATATACGTTTACACCGGCTACCTCTACGTTTCAGTCGCTCTGGTCAACGGTTTACTCAGCCATTAATCGGGCCAATACGGTCATTGCGCGTGTACCGGGCATAGCCATGGACAACGATCTGAAAGCGCGCTATATAGCTGAGGCTAAGTTCATGCGTGGGTTCTATTACTTCACACTGGTTCGATTGTTTGGGGGCGTGCCATTGATAACAGCCGAAACGACATCGTTGAATAATCTGACTGTAGCCAGGGCATCTGTGGATGACGTGTACAAACTGATCGTTCAGGACTTTACGGAAGCCGAAACCGTTTTGCCAACGACCTATTCTACTGCCGACAGAGGACGGGCAACTAAGGGGGCTGCAAAAGCCTTTCTGACCAAAGTATACCTGACACGCCAGGACTGGGCTAATGCATCGGCTAAAGCCAAAGAAGTGATTGCGCTGGGTGTATACGACCTTTGGGCGAATTTTGCGGATGCGTTTCTGATCGCCAACAAAAATGGTAAAGAAGGGGTTTTTGAAATGCAGGCGTTGAGTGGTGGCTTCAATGAAGGAAGTTGGATGCAGGGGTATATGCGGCCCAACTTCGATCGGGTGAATGGGGTAGCTGGTTTCGGAGATGATCCTGCTACCGACAATCTGTATAAGGCCTACCGTGCTGATGATAAACGCCGAAATGTAACGCTTAAGCTCTATTCTGCATCGAGTACACCCGCGGCTCCTGCCAGCGTTTTGTTCCCCTGCTACGTTTACAAATACTTAGATCCTAGTGCTACCGGTAACAACGACGGTGGAAATAACTATCCCATCATTCGGTACGCCGATGTTCTGCTCATGTATGCCGAAGCACTGAACGAGCAAACACCGAATAATACGGACGCCTATTCAACTATCAACCGGATTCGGAA
Coding sequences:
- a CDS encoding sigma-70 family RNA polymerase sigma factor; this encodes MPANVISFRPHTDPTPVGPTPLPRSDTDAPIPMSPDGELFIRNAFATDPRVGCELLFRQYFAPLCSHAIRFVYNRQAAEDLVADLFYTFYTRELYKQITGSYRAYLYQAVRNRSYNSLRWELSRQETLPDDLDRPDLETTQPDRLLQQDELYRALELAVQQLPTQRQRVFLLSRFEGKSYKEIALEMGLAPKTVENHLLKATSTVRQLLRQQKLISWGLLVVMAFS
- a CDS encoding FecR family protein; the encoded protein is MEPPKELVFSYFAGRATSVQQKVIGEWLSQPGSREIYFQWLDEWERSFPQYTPDVTKNLDRFRQRIDTPTDLPLQSQRLLLTKPDRNWYRGRWLVAATVALAFLTSGWFFRDSVLYYTVATGPHQLRSLKLPDGSLVSLNSRSTLRVPRVGYGWLSRRVALTGDAVFDVQHLPSNQTFVVQAMDGLDVEVLGTEFSVRSGVERAEVVLKRGRVNLHYATDNQPVQDLLMKPGDRVTLDGRGSLQLQTQPDTTQFAQWRYRLFSFNNTPLREVASQIQYVFGVNVQLTDPALARRTLTGTIRAGSSDELADALAELLELRVSHRGQNLIFSTASEPQLTQ
- a CDS encoding isochorismatase family cysteine hydrolase; its protein translation is MDAKNGNLHGNVPDSSPVALLIIDMINDLEFPGGDTLLEPACRVAETIAALKQRAKSSNIPVIYTNDNFGRWRSNFNEVVDHVLTDHVRGQYLAEVLKPEHDDYFVLKPKNSAFYETSLDVLLTYLKVKHLILTGISTDSCVLFSANDAFMRDLTLSVPSDCVAAIKATHSYDALAYMKRVLQADTSPSTQLDLTGLAKNVSTDTESVILR
- a CDS encoding RagB/SusD family nutrient uptake outer membrane protein, which produces MKKIVFLLCLISAMTSCEVLNQTPESSFTPANFYKNADDAKAAVSAIYDPLNNANMYGQVMWILQDQATDDAEWGNGRSTANQPKNDLDKYTFTPATSTFQSLWSTVYSAINRANTVIARVPGIAMDNDLKARYIAEAKFMRGFYYFTLVRLFGGVPLITAETTSLNNLTVARASVDDVYKLIVQDFTEAETVLPTTYSTADRGRATKGAAKAFLTKVYLTRQDWANASAKAKEVIALGVYDLWANFADAFLIANKNGKEGVFEMQALSGGFNEGSWMQGYMRPNFDRVNGVAGFGDDPATDNLYKAYRADDKRRNVTLKLYSASSTPAAPASVLFPCYVYKYLDPSATGNNDGGNNYPIIRYADVLLMYAEALNEQTPNNTDAYSTINRIRNRAGLPNLTANLSQAQFRDSLLLERRLELAFEGHRWYDLARTKRLISAMKEQNPTIAVDEHHYLFPIPQTERDVNPLLTQNPGY
- a CDS encoding TonB-dependent receptor, which translates into the protein MRKPVPLTLITGWLLSVGYGHTVAQTLAFARTTQQALTTQPGKTKSLSMANQPLKQTLLQLKEHYGVDILFEESVVARHLSPLEPLDLNARLETNLNALLKPNGLKFKKLRSGAYLILAPKNSDRAIISLPDLPPQTTAGPVQLSGLTNLSAAQLTEQVPTDIRVSGRVTGETGEALPGVSVVVKGSPRGTTTDAQGRYQLTIPNDRIDGSGITLVFSFVGYTSQEKVIRNQSTLDIQLLPDTKSLNEVVVVGYGQVKKSDLTGSVATVPVEEIRKVAVTSLDQALQGRAAGVQITQNSGAPGGTTSIRIRGGNSIQGDNEPLYVIDGIPFKNDGANSGSNFNVLSTLNPSDIESISVLKDASSTAIYGSRGANGVVIITTKRGKAGKSTINFETYYGVQQVRRKYPVLNAREYAQFVNDANTNEGRPAVYTQAQVDAFGVGTDWQDEIFRQAPIANYQLSMSGGDEKTQYSIGGGYFKQNGIIVNSDFDRYSFRINLDRKLTNKIKIGNSLTVNRTVTNQARSDGDLGSAGLVTMAALQFPSILPVRNPDGTYLLTDPALTFTADNPVALARDNKNRTTAYRIFGSVFGDYQIIDGLNLRVSLGIDAILQKQDSYLPRSVSSGLAQGGAASIYNSQATTWLNENLLTYSRTFNTVHNISALLGYTQQANRTESSRAQSRNFVNDNLGSGNLASGSVPLIPESGIGTWGLQSYLARINYGYKDKYLLTASFRADGSSRFGSNKQNGYFPSAALAWRVSEEAFLKNNRVINDLKLRATYGSTGNQDGIGNYPAYSLLGTQNYVFGNTVSTGLGPNQIANPDLSWETTTQADMGVDVGFLNNRITLTADVYLKRTKDLLLNVTLPSTSGYSSAIKNLGKVENKGVELSISSRNIDGAFKWTTDVNFALNRNKVLDIGGAPQIFAGNVANIGQNLNSGIIRVGEPLGSFFGYVTNGLYQTTDELTALADPQAKKPGDRKYLDLNGDKKIDDNDRTIIGRAQPKFIGGISNTFSYKGVELTAFFQGVYGNNILNANRYELEYLNATTNQDRDVLNRWTPTNTNTDIPRASTTRPANRVSTRQIEDGSYLRLKNIQLAYNLPASVLKSLKIQSVRVYATAQNFLTWTSYSGYDPEVNRFGQDSRSQGFDYASYPAAKTLLFGLNVGF